From Diospyros lotus cultivar Yz01 chromosome 4, ASM1463336v1, whole genome shotgun sequence, a single genomic window includes:
- the LOC127798770 gene encoding uncharacterized protein LOC127798770 produces MIRNNKETHPSLPPNYLTLAQLRERWLKEKQQGKQEEEEEVKATEQRENEDKERQKREDQENRYENGETSQEPSKTVPRRRPFRPNRGGKRLIAVGVKEQESVESRIVEVAVNDSERKRDGSKKKKLWMKMKARPEKGGTGGTEQPLPGEVPKGESAEAVVKGDVEKVMKGTEIKRNGGDMRVHGSNWEEEATVGGSDEIGGKLEVLSLGGERRGDRRSAGNVYRDHFKHNRGSAGFNLSKIQKPRDSKLVWVRKGEPSDVNLAQSS; encoded by the exons ATGATCAGGAACAACAAAGAGACCCATCCGTCGCTGCCTCCCAACTACCTCACGCTTGCACAGCTCCGGGAGCGATGGCTCAAGGAAAAGCAGCAGGGAAAgcaagaggaggaggaggaggtgaaAGCGACGGAGCAAAGAGAGAATGAAGATAAGGAACGCCAAAAGCGCGAGGATCAGGAGAACCGTTACGAGAATGGGGAAACGAGCCAGGAGCCGAGCAAAACTGTGCCTCGTCGTCGGCCGTTTCGACCGAATCGGGGGGGAAAACGCTTGATCGCGGTTGGAGTAAAGGAGCAGGAGTCTGTGGAGTCGCGAATCGTAGAGGTTGCGGTTAACGATTCGGAACGGAAGAGGGATggttccaagaagaagaaactgtGGATGAAGATGAAAGCTAGGCCGGAGAAAGGTGGAACCGGAGGTACGGAGCAGCCATTGCCGGGAGAAGTGCCGAAGGGGGAGAGTGCGGAGGCCGTGGTTAAAGGAGACGTTGAGAAGGTGATGAAAGGTACTGAAATCAAGCGGAATGGCGGCGATATGCGGGTGCACGGTAGTAACTGGGAGGAAGAAGCTACGGTTGGTGGATCGGATGAAATCGGAGGGAAATTGGAGGTTCTTTCCCTGGGCGGCGAGAGAAGAGGCGACCGGAGATCGGCTGGGAACGTGTATCGTGATCACTTCAAGCACAACAGGGGTTCTGCAGGGTTTAATCTCTCCAAAATTCAGAAGCCGAGGGATTCAAAATTGGTTTGGGTTAGGAAAGGGGAGCCGTCTGATGTCAATCTTGCCCAGAGCTCAT GA
- the LOC127799909 gene encoding nucleobase-ascorbate transporter 6-like isoform X1, with amino-acid sequence MAKYGGGGSCSCDCCCVHSRASVEEIKPHPVTEQLPGIQYCVNSPPHWSEAILLGFQHYVITLGTTVFIPSMFVNQMGGSNVEKAKVIQTLLFVSGLSTLLQSLFGTRLPSVIGGSYAYIIPISSILHVKRYQMSPEPCDADCGYQRFERTMREMQGALIVASCFQMLIGFLGIWRNILRFITPLSMVPLMTMTGFGLYYLGFPLVVKCVEIGLLELILVIIISQYLPHYLKMKRRIYDRYAVMLSVPFLWVFAQVLTSSGAYHKASSESQAVCRTDRAGLISGAPWIYIPYPFQWGMPTFKAGEAFAVMAASFVASVESTATFLVTARYGSATPVPASVLSRGISWLGFGTFLTGIFGTVTGSTASVENAGSLALTRVGSRRVIQISVAFMIFFSILGKFGAFFASIPLPVLAALNCVFYSYASSAGLGLLQYCNLNSFRTKFILGLSFLLGLSIPQYFREHQLSTGASPVRTHARWFNDMVTVIFTSHTVVAASVAVLLDCTLCREDDETRKDRGSHWWEKFASYNTDVRSHDFYRLPFKLDKFFPPL; translated from the exons ATGGCAAAATATGGCGGTGGTGGCAGCTGTAGCTGTGACTGTTGCTGTGTCCATAGCAGAGCTAGTGTAGAGGAGATAAAGCCACATCCTGTGACAGAGCAGCTCCCAGGCATTCAATATTGCGTTAACAGTCCCCCTCATTGGT CTGAAGCTATTCTTTTGGGATTCCAGCATTATGTCATAACTCTAGGAACTACAGTCTTTATTCCAAGCATGTTTGTCAACCAAATGGGAGGTAGCAAT GTTGAGAAGGCCAAGGTGATACAAACTTTACTCTTCGTGTCAGGATTGAGCACGCTATTGCAGTCCTTATTTGGTACCCGGCTCCCATCAGTAATTGGTGGTTCATATGCTTATATCATTCCCATAAGCTCCATTCTACATGTGAAAAGATATCAAATGTCACCAGAGCCTTGCGATGCAGATTGTGGATACCAG AGGTTTGAGCGGACAATGAGAGAAATGCAGGGTGCTTTGATTGTTGCATCATGTTTCCAGATGCTTATCGGTTTCCTGGGCATATGGAGAAATATTTTAAG GTTTATTACTCCTCTTTCTATGGTTCCTCTCATGACTATGACTGGATTTGGGCTCTATTATCTTGGTTTCCCGCTG GTGGTAAAGTGTGTTGAAATTGGGCTCCTGGagttaattttagtaattatcaTCTCACAG TATCTTCCTCATTATTTGAAAATGAAGAGACGTATATATGATAGATATGCTGTTATGCTCTCAGTTCCTTTTTTGTGGGTTTTTGCACAAGTGCTGACATCCAGTGGTGCGTACCACAAAGCTTCTTCAGAATCTCAGGCTGTCTGTCGCACTGATCGTGCTGGACTCATCAGTGGGGCTCCCTG GATATACATCCCATATCCATTCCAGTGGGGAATGCCCACCTTTAAGGCAGGTGAAGCTTTTGCAGTGATGGCAGCTTCATTTGTTGCTTCTGTTGAG TCTACTGCTACATTTCTTGTGACAGCAAGATATGGGAGTGCCACACCTGTTCCAGCTTCTGTTCTTAGTCGCGGTATTAGCTGGCTG GGATTTGGGACTTTCCTAACTGGCATCTTTGGCACTGTGACTGGGTCTACTGCATCAGT TGAGAATGCTGGTTCATTGGCCTTGACTAGAGTTGGAAGCCGACGAGTCATTCAAATATCAGTTGCCTTTATGATATTCTTCTCTATATTAG GCAAATTCGGAGCATTTTTTGCTTCAATACCTCTGCCAGTTCTAGCAGCTTTGAATTGTGTCTTCTACAGCTATGCAT CTTCAGCAGGCCTCGGTCTTCTCCAATATTGCAATTTGAACAGTTTCAGAACAAAATTCATATTAGGCTTATCCTTCCTCCTGGGCCTTTCAATACCACAATACTTCAGGGAGCATCAGCTTAGCACCGGGGCCAGTCCTGTTCGCACACACGCCAGATGG TTCAATGACATGGTGACCGTCATCTTTACGTCTCACACGGTGGTGGCTGCCTCGGTCGCGGTGCTGCTGGATTGCACTCTGTGTCGCGAGGATGACGAAACTCGGAAAGATAGAGGCTCGCATTGG
- the LOC127799669 gene encoding uncharacterized protein LOC127799669, which produces MIQALNPSSSTISKTAEILSRYRPIAPRPDVPANPTDNNNNGEESEKIKQSPYLRNVWPQLQARPTRTRKRGRNAFAPPPPMDKRPRAQFFGFSPPCRITTTSPAKSLALQGFAHGVNSFNINIPQLQIPSFLGLLGNPDQLPLSPCPSLPILAHQPPPATPDHSEGDKGIDLNKAAEVPEEKDLLQQLQEQRISSNSVITPRPVRPVGSTIIVRSINEEPGTNQAPQVPKKREEVEEEIELEALPAVVSDSNNKVRLANSAYKTMVGQPECSWLDCTVKCDGRHSACKRICGEVVLQFSDKSVPVSATGFSCWVTIEWGSNGKHCSVHAFCDAMRLWCESRDYLFAWRIHTGEASDLSRLNG; this is translated from the coding sequence ATGATTCAGGCCTTGAATCCCAGCAGCTCCACCATCTCCAAAACGGCCGAAATCCTGTCTCGCTACCGGCCCATTGCTCCCCGGCCCGATGTTCCCGCCAACCCCACTGACAACAATAATAATGGAGAAGAATCTGAGAAGATCAAGCAGTCTCCTTACCTGAGGAACGTCTGGCCGCAGCTCCAGGCTCGCCCCACCCGGACCAGGAAGCGGGGCAGGAACGCCTTTGCGCCGCCGCCCCCCATGGATAAGCGCCCCAGAGCGCAGTTTTTCGGCTTCTCTCCGCCTTGCCGGATAACCACCACTTCCCCTGCCAAGAGCCTCGCCCTGCAGGGCTTCGCCCATGGCGTCAATAGCTTCAATATTAACATTCCCCAGCTCCAAATCCCCAGCTTCCTGGGCCTGCTTGGCAATCCCGACCAGCTTCCCCTTTCGCCTTGTCCGTCTCTCCCGATCCTCGCCCATCAACCACCGCCGGCGACACCCGATCATTCTGAAGGTGACAAAGGAATAGATCTGAACAAAGCCGCCGAAGTTCCCGAAGAAAAAGATCTGCTGCAGCAACTCCAAGAACAACGCATCAGCAGCAACAGCGTGATAACACCTCGGCCGGTCCGGCCGGTCGGCTCGACCATAATCGTTCGAAGCATAAACGAAGAGCCGGGCACAAATCAGGCTCCCCAGGTTccgaagaaaagagaggaggtGGAGGAAGAGATTGAATTGGAGGCCCTCCCGGCGGTGGTGTCAGACTCGAACAACAAAGTAAGACTGGCGAATTCGGCCTACAAAACGATGGTGGGTCAGCCGGAATGTTCCTGGCTCGACTGCACGGTGAAGTGCGACGGCCGGCACAGCGCATGCAAGAGGATCTGCGGCGAGGTGGTGCTTCAATTTTCCGATAAAAGTGTACCTGTTTCAGCAACTGGGTTTTCTTGCTGGGTGACGATAGAGTGGGGAAGCAATGGCAAGCATTGCTCCGTCCACGCCTTCTGTGATGCCATGAGGTTGTGGTGCGAGTCCAGGGACTACCTCTTCGCTTGGAGGATCCATACCGGCGAGGCTTCTGACCTGTCCCGTTTGAACGGTTGA
- the LOC127799909 gene encoding nucleobase-ascorbate transporter 7-like isoform X2: protein MFVNQMGGSNVEKAKVIQTLLFVSGLSTLLQSLFGTRLPSVIGGSYAYIIPISSILHVKRYQMSPEPCDADCGYQRFERTMREMQGALIVASCFQMLIGFLGIWRNILRFITPLSMVPLMTMTGFGLYYLGFPLVVKCVEIGLLELILVIIISQYLPHYLKMKRRIYDRYAVMLSVPFLWVFAQVLTSSGAYHKASSESQAVCRTDRAGLISGAPWIYIPYPFQWGMPTFKAGEAFAVMAASFVASVESTATFLVTARYGSATPVPASVLSRGISWLGFGTFLTGIFGTVTGSTASVENAGSLALTRVGSRRVIQISVAFMIFFSILGKFGAFFASIPLPVLAALNCVFYSYASSAGLGLLQYCNLNSFRTKFILGLSFLLGLSIPQYFREHQLSTGASPVRTHARWFNDMVTVIFTSHTVVAASVAVLLDCTLCREDDETRKDRGSHWWEKFASYNTDVRSHDFYRLPFKLDKFFPPL from the exons ATGTTTGTCAACCAAATGGGAGGTAGCAAT GTTGAGAAGGCCAAGGTGATACAAACTTTACTCTTCGTGTCAGGATTGAGCACGCTATTGCAGTCCTTATTTGGTACCCGGCTCCCATCAGTAATTGGTGGTTCATATGCTTATATCATTCCCATAAGCTCCATTCTACATGTGAAAAGATATCAAATGTCACCAGAGCCTTGCGATGCAGATTGTGGATACCAG AGGTTTGAGCGGACAATGAGAGAAATGCAGGGTGCTTTGATTGTTGCATCATGTTTCCAGATGCTTATCGGTTTCCTGGGCATATGGAGAAATATTTTAAG GTTTATTACTCCTCTTTCTATGGTTCCTCTCATGACTATGACTGGATTTGGGCTCTATTATCTTGGTTTCCCGCTG GTGGTAAAGTGTGTTGAAATTGGGCTCCTGGagttaattttagtaattatcaTCTCACAG TATCTTCCTCATTATTTGAAAATGAAGAGACGTATATATGATAGATATGCTGTTATGCTCTCAGTTCCTTTTTTGTGGGTTTTTGCACAAGTGCTGACATCCAGTGGTGCGTACCACAAAGCTTCTTCAGAATCTCAGGCTGTCTGTCGCACTGATCGTGCTGGACTCATCAGTGGGGCTCCCTG GATATACATCCCATATCCATTCCAGTGGGGAATGCCCACCTTTAAGGCAGGTGAAGCTTTTGCAGTGATGGCAGCTTCATTTGTTGCTTCTGTTGAG TCTACTGCTACATTTCTTGTGACAGCAAGATATGGGAGTGCCACACCTGTTCCAGCTTCTGTTCTTAGTCGCGGTATTAGCTGGCTG GGATTTGGGACTTTCCTAACTGGCATCTTTGGCACTGTGACTGGGTCTACTGCATCAGT TGAGAATGCTGGTTCATTGGCCTTGACTAGAGTTGGAAGCCGACGAGTCATTCAAATATCAGTTGCCTTTATGATATTCTTCTCTATATTAG GCAAATTCGGAGCATTTTTTGCTTCAATACCTCTGCCAGTTCTAGCAGCTTTGAATTGTGTCTTCTACAGCTATGCAT CTTCAGCAGGCCTCGGTCTTCTCCAATATTGCAATTTGAACAGTTTCAGAACAAAATTCATATTAGGCTTATCCTTCCTCCTGGGCCTTTCAATACCACAATACTTCAGGGAGCATCAGCTTAGCACCGGGGCCAGTCCTGTTCGCACACACGCCAGATGG TTCAATGACATGGTGACCGTCATCTTTACGTCTCACACGGTGGTGGCTGCCTCGGTCGCGGTGCTGCTGGATTGCACTCTGTGTCGCGAGGATGACGAAACTCGGAAAGATAGAGGCTCGCATTGG